A window of Apium graveolens cultivar Ventura chromosome 8, ASM990537v1, whole genome shotgun sequence contains these coding sequences:
- the LOC141678253 gene encoding transcription factor MYB124 isoform X2 yields the protein MHNMNTKKPVSDIEVPKQIRHIVTWSSEEDDILREQIRNHGTDNWAIIASKFKDKTTRQCRRRWYTYLNSDFKKGGWSPEEDMLLCEAQKIFGNRWTEIAKVVSGRTDNAVKNRFSTLCKKRAKAEALTKENNPSYMNLNNKRVIFQDVSSADGFLENGGPIRKIRRDDIFNLTENSNPNIRLEEECAQTNPQVRSPLAELAQNFDIVRALPTQKNIEITKDKKDGAANNDLTQGMYLKKDDPKLVALLQQAQLLSSLAVKVNTENTEQSLENAWKILHDFLNQSKDGDMIRLRISDMDYELANSKDMAHDLKSSKEDSILSWRLSDLYVDSPDSSEYSTGSTLLNHVAGDKTACSESVHHVVAEPQTTHIGHHNSQADVAKGIICCAPSSQSKEISKHNIPSCSDPKTDDEVICAISNSEFSSPIQITPLFKSLASGIPSPQFSESERHFLLKTLGADSPLLNPGTKPIQSPPCKRALLQSL from the exons ATGCATAACATGAATACGAAGAAGCCCGTTTCTGATATCGAAGTTCCTAAGCAGATTAGGCATATCGTCACTTGGTCTTCCGAG GAAGATGATATATTACGGGAGCAAATCCGGAATCATGGAACTGACAA TTGGGCAATTATTGCTTCAAAGTTTAAAGATAAGACAACTAGACAATGCAGAAGAAG GTGGTACACTTATCTGAATTCTGATTTTAAAAAAGGGGGATGGTCACCAGAGGAAGACATGCTTTTGTGCGAG GCTCAAAAGATATTTGGAAACAGATGGACTGAAATAGCAAAAGTAGTTTCCGGCAG AACTGATAACGCTGTGAAGAATCGATTCTCTACATTGTGTAAGAAGAGAGCAAAAGCTGAAGCCTTGACAAAAGAAAATAACCCTTCTTACATGAATCTAAATAACAAAAGGGTTATATTTCAAGATGTCTCTAGTGCAGATGGATTTTTAGAAAATGGAGGGCCTATAAGGAAAATAAG GCGGGATGACATCTTTAATTTGACAGAAAATAGTAATCCTAATATAAGACTAGAAGAGGAATGTGCACAAACGAATCCACAAGTAAGATCTCCGTTAGCAGAACTGGCTCAGAACTTTGACATTGTGAGGGCCTTGCCAACTCAAAAAAACATCGAAATCACCAAGGACAAAAAAGATG GTGCAGCGAATAATGACTTAACTCAAGGAATGTATCTCAAGAAGGATGACCCGAAGCTTGTTGCGTTATTGCAACAGGCGCAGCTGCTAAGTTCGCTTGCTGTCAAAGTGAACACAGAAAACACAGAGCAGAGTCTTGAAAATGCTTGGAAG ATTCTTCACGATTTTCTAAATCAAAGCAAAGATGGTGATATGATCAGATTAAGAATATCTGATATGGATTATGAACTAGCAAATTCTAAAGACATGGCACATGATTTGAAGAGTAGTAAAGAAGACAGTATTCTTTCTTGGAG GCTATCAGATTTATATGTAGACTCTCCAGATAGCTCCGAGTATAGTACTGGATCAACACTGTTAAACCATGTAGCAGGTGATAAAACAGCATGCAGTGAATCTGTACATCATGTTGTAGCTGAACCGCAAACAACGCACATAGGACATCATAATAGTCAAGCTGATGTTGCAAAGGGAATTATCTGTTGTGCACCTTCCAGTCAAAGTAAAGAAATTTCAAAAC ATAACATTCCATCTTGTAGTGATCCAAAAACTGATGATGAAGTTATCTGTGCCATATCAAATTCTGAGTTCAGTTCTCCGATCCAGATAACTCCGTTGTTCAAATCATTGGCGTCGGGGATTCCCAGCCCACAATTTTCGGAAAGT GAGAGGCACTTCCTTCTTAAAACACTTGGTGCAGATTCCCCGTTGCTAAATCCAGGCACAAAACCCATACAGTCTCCACCTTGCAAAAGGGCGCTTCTCCAAAGTCTCTGA
- the LOC141678253 gene encoding transcription factor MYB124 isoform X1: protein MHNMNTKKPVSDIEVPKQIRHIVTWSSEEDDILREQIRNHGTDNWAIIASKFKDKTTRQCRRRWYTYLNSDFKKGGWSPEEDMLLCEAQKIFGNRWTEIAKVVSGRTDNAVKNRFSTLCKKRAKAEALTKENNPSYMNLNNKRVIFQDVSSADGFLENGGPIRKIRRDDIFNLTENSNPNIRLEEECAQTNPQVRSPLAELAQNFDIVRALPTQKNIEITKDKKDGAANNDLTQGMYLKKDDPKLVALLQQAQLLSSLAVKVNTENTEQSLENAWKILHDFLNQSKDGDMIRLRISDMDYELANSKDMAHDLKSSKEDSILSWRLSDLYVDSPDSSEYSTGSTLLNHVAGDKTACSESVHHVVAEPQTTHIGHHNSQADVAKGIICCAPSSQSKEISKPDNIPSCSDPKTDDEVICAISNSEFSSPIQITPLFKSLASGIPSPQFSESERHFLLKTLGADSPLLNPGTKPIQSPPCKRALLQSL, encoded by the exons ATGCATAACATGAATACGAAGAAGCCCGTTTCTGATATCGAAGTTCCTAAGCAGATTAGGCATATCGTCACTTGGTCTTCCGAG GAAGATGATATATTACGGGAGCAAATCCGGAATCATGGAACTGACAA TTGGGCAATTATTGCTTCAAAGTTTAAAGATAAGACAACTAGACAATGCAGAAGAAG GTGGTACACTTATCTGAATTCTGATTTTAAAAAAGGGGGATGGTCACCAGAGGAAGACATGCTTTTGTGCGAG GCTCAAAAGATATTTGGAAACAGATGGACTGAAATAGCAAAAGTAGTTTCCGGCAG AACTGATAACGCTGTGAAGAATCGATTCTCTACATTGTGTAAGAAGAGAGCAAAAGCTGAAGCCTTGACAAAAGAAAATAACCCTTCTTACATGAATCTAAATAACAAAAGGGTTATATTTCAAGATGTCTCTAGTGCAGATGGATTTTTAGAAAATGGAGGGCCTATAAGGAAAATAAG GCGGGATGACATCTTTAATTTGACAGAAAATAGTAATCCTAATATAAGACTAGAAGAGGAATGTGCACAAACGAATCCACAAGTAAGATCTCCGTTAGCAGAACTGGCTCAGAACTTTGACATTGTGAGGGCCTTGCCAACTCAAAAAAACATCGAAATCACCAAGGACAAAAAAGATG GTGCAGCGAATAATGACTTAACTCAAGGAATGTATCTCAAGAAGGATGACCCGAAGCTTGTTGCGTTATTGCAACAGGCGCAGCTGCTAAGTTCGCTTGCTGTCAAAGTGAACACAGAAAACACAGAGCAGAGTCTTGAAAATGCTTGGAAG ATTCTTCACGATTTTCTAAATCAAAGCAAAGATGGTGATATGATCAGATTAAGAATATCTGATATGGATTATGAACTAGCAAATTCTAAAGACATGGCACATGATTTGAAGAGTAGTAAAGAAGACAGTATTCTTTCTTGGAG GCTATCAGATTTATATGTAGACTCTCCAGATAGCTCCGAGTATAGTACTGGATCAACACTGTTAAACCATGTAGCAGGTGATAAAACAGCATGCAGTGAATCTGTACATCATGTTGTAGCTGAACCGCAAACAACGCACATAGGACATCATAATAGTCAAGCTGATGTTGCAAAGGGAATTATCTGTTGTGCACCTTCCAGTCAAAGTAAAGAAATTTCAAAAC CAGATAACATTCCATCTTGTAGTGATCCAAAAACTGATGATGAAGTTATCTGTGCCATATCAAATTCTGAGTTCAGTTCTCCGATCCAGATAACTCCGTTGTTCAAATCATTGGCGTCGGGGATTCCCAGCCCACAATTTTCGGAAAGT GAGAGGCACTTCCTTCTTAAAACACTTGGTGCAGATTCCCCGTTGCTAAATCCAGGCACAAAACCCATACAGTCTCCACCTTGCAAAAGGGCGCTTCTCCAAAGTCTCTGA